The Pseudofrankia sp. DC12 region GCGGAACGCGCCGCCCCCAAAGGATCAGTCCTCGCCGGAGAAGCGCTCCCACGCGGCCTGTTTCGTCACACCGAGGGCCTCGCCGATGCGGGTCCAGCTGACACCTCGTCGGCGCAGCGCCTCCACCTGGTGGTGGACGGCGGCGTCGACCTGAGCGACCGCGGCCTGAATCCGGGCCAGGCTGGCTAGCAGCTCTTCGTCGGACTGCTCGTCCCACGAGCCGAGCTCAGGTGCCGGAAGCGGAATGATCTGGTTGCAGAGATCGACGCAGACGTTGCAGATGTAGACGCCCGGGCCGGCGACCAGCTTGGCGACCGCGTTCTGATCCTTGCCACAGAACGAGCAGCGCACGGCCGACGGCTGGCTGCTTGTCGCGGTCGATGAACCGGAGCCCGCCATGCCGTCAAGGTAACCCTGACGCGCATGCTCGTCAAGGAAGCCCTGACGAGATCCCGGCGGGACGCGCGATCGAGGGCGACACAGGGGCGATCCACCTCAGGTGCCGCGCGGGGCCGGCCGCGTCCCGCGGAACGCGAAGATCGCCAAGACCACGTCGAGTCGCGGCCGGCGGGACGGGCGCGCGGCAACGACGCAATGGCCGAGGTCCCAGGCGAGCAGCCGGCGTCAGGTGTTCTTGTTGGTGGCCACGTAGAAGCCGGGCAGCTCGCCGCCGCCGTGGACCTCCAGGTCGGCGCCGGTGACGTAGCCGGCGAGCGGTGAGGCCAGGTAGAGGCAGGCGGCGGCGACGTCGGCGGGCAGCGCGGCGCGGCCCATCGGGACGACGGCGTCGATCGCGGCGGTCGCCTCGCCGTAGAAGCCGCCAGCGTCGACGGCCGTGTTCGCGAGCCCGACCGTCACGTGGTTGACCCGGACCTTCGGTGCCCATTCGAGCGCGAGCGACGAGGTCAGCGCTACCAGACCCGCCTTGGCCGCGGCGTAGGCGGCCGAGCCGGGCGCCGGGCGGCGGCCGGAGACGCTGCCGATGTTCACGATCGCTCCGCCGCCGGGCTGGGTCTGCATGACCGCGTTGGCGGGCTGGCTGACGTAGAAGGCGGCGTGCAGGTTGAGCGCGACGACCCGCTCGAAGAACCGGGGCGAGGCCGTGGCCGCGTCGGCGACCGGGCCGCCACCGGCGTTGTTCACCAGGACGTCGAGCCGGC contains the following coding sequences:
- a CDS encoding ClpX C4-type zinc finger protein; this encodes MAGSGSSTATSSQPSAVRCSFCGKDQNAVAKLVAGPGVYICNVCVDLCNQIIPLPAPELGSWDEQSDEELLASLARIQAAVAQVDAAVHHQVEALRRRGVSWTRIGEALGVTKQAAWERFSGED
- a CDS encoding SDR family oxidoreductase, translating into MAQGETAAAVAVAGNAPRYDGRAVIVTGGTRGIGRSIALAFLAAGAEVLVCGRSRPETLPTVAGREASFVAADIRDPAAAKALVTAAVDQFGRLDVLVNNAGGGPVADAATASPRFFERVVALNLHAAFYVSQPANAVMQTQPGGGAIVNIGSVSGRRPAPGSAAYAAAKAGLVALTSSLALEWAPKVRVNHVTVGLANTAVDAGGFYGEATAAIDAVVPMGRAALPADVAAACLYLASPLAGYVTGADLEVHGGGELPGFYVATNKNT